The Elusimicrobiota bacterium genome has a segment encoding these proteins:
- a CDS encoding gliding motility-associated C-terminal domain-containing protein, with amino-acid sequence MRIGWARTFAAVVFAASTLSAASRLSVQMSGRVLTPNGDGINDAVTFNIQSDQESSAQATVINVQGRRVVTLLPEASGRYQWNGRDETGRVVESGVYLVQIVQNSSLFNGVVAVAR; translated from the coding sequence ATGCGGATTGGATGGGCGCGAACTTTTGCGGCGGTTGTCTTTGCGGCTTCGACTTTGTCAGCCGCTTCCCGGCTGTCGGTTCAAATGTCGGGACGAGTCCTGACTCCGAACGGGGACGGTATCAATGATGCCGTGACGTTTAACATCCAGTCCGATCAGGAATCATCTGCCCAGGCCACCGTGATCAATGTCCAAGGCCGGCGCGTTGTCACATTGTTACCGGAAGCCTCCGGCCGGTATCAATGGAATGGCCGCGATGAAACCGGGCGGGTGGTTGAGTCCGGGGTCTACCTCGTGCAGATTGTGCAGAATTCTTCCCTCTTCAACGGCGTCGTCGCCGTCGCCCGCTGA
- a CDS encoding DNA recombination protein RmuC: protein MLLSLVALTTLLVIVVVGLLLRMRRPSPDAGLSLMQQQIDSLRKQVSENLSQNATLLQKQLEAVSHNLRDSSGEINQRLDNAAKIYGDLRNQLGQLSQANIQIQSMVKDITSLQDILRPPKLRGGMGEVLLENLLREILPPEHLALQHRFQTGNVVDAIIRLKDGIVPVDAKFPLENFRRMLEAKTDEERRAARKEFVRNVKKHIDDIREKYVLPDEGTFPFALMYIPAENVYYETIIKGEEEDGEKALYAYATSRQVMPVSPNSFYVYLMTLAQGFRGMRVEERAKEIIQQLNRLRDELMRFTEDFRKVGMHISNAQTRFSEAERRLTRFEEKLISAGDRPMEGEPAAASIGEGSDRLNLPGS from the coding sequence ATGCTCCTTTCCCTCGTCGCCCTGACCACTCTTCTTGTGATCGTTGTCGTGGGACTCCTTCTGCGGATGCGTCGCCCGTCCCCGGACGCGGGGCTATCGCTCATGCAGCAGCAAATCGATTCCCTGCGCAAGCAAGTATCAGAGAACCTCTCACAAAACGCGACGCTCCTGCAGAAACAGCTCGAAGCGGTCTCTCACAACCTGCGCGATTCCTCCGGCGAGATCAACCAGCGCCTGGACAATGCCGCGAAAATCTACGGCGACTTGCGCAATCAGCTGGGACAGCTTTCACAAGCCAACATCCAAATCCAGTCGATGGTGAAAGACATCACCTCCCTGCAGGATATCCTGCGGCCGCCCAAGCTCCGGGGCGGGATGGGGGAGGTCCTGCTGGAAAACCTTCTTCGGGAGATCCTGCCTCCCGAGCATCTCGCCCTGCAGCATCGTTTCCAGACCGGGAACGTGGTCGATGCCATCATCCGCCTGAAAGACGGGATCGTCCCGGTCGACGCCAAATTCCCGCTGGAGAATTTCCGGCGGATGCTCGAAGCTAAAACGGACGAGGAGCGCCGGGCCGCCCGCAAGGAGTTTGTTCGCAACGTGAAGAAACACATCGATGATATCCGCGAAAAATATGTCCTGCCGGATGAAGGGACCTTTCCCTTTGCCCTGATGTACATTCCGGCGGAGAACGTGTATTACGAAACCATCATCAAGGGGGAGGAAGAGGACGGCGAAAAGGCGCTCTACGCCTATGCCACGTCGCGGCAGGTGATGCCGGTCTCTCCCAATTCTTTTTATGTGTATCTGATGACGCTGGCCCAGGGGTTTCGCGGCATGCGCGTGGAAGAGCGCGCCAAAGAAATTATCCAGCAGCTGAACCGTCTCCGGGATGAACTCATGCGCTTTACGGAGGATTTTCGGAAAGTCGGCATGCACATTTCAAACGCCCAGACGCGCTTCTCTGAAGCCGAGCGGCGGTTGACGCGCTTTGAGGAAAAACTCATCTCCGCCGGAGACCGCCCGATGGAAGGAGAACCGGCGGCGGCGAGCATCGGCGAAGGCTCCGACCGCCTGAATCTGCCTGGTTCGTGA